The genomic window CCCAAAAAACTGAAGAGATGATTAATGAGGAACTGAAGAATATGACGATGAACAGAGAAATGGTCGGGGAGTGCCTCCCATATCTAGCTGAAGAAATTAGAAAAAATAAACTGGTGGAAACTGCAAAAGACGCAGAAACACTTACCCGAGCTCTAATTACATATTTTGAATTTTATAAGCACACTATCGGGTCAGTGGAGGGTTTAGACATCTATGTGATTGAATCGGAAAAAGAGTACTCAAAAGGGCCAACCGAAAGAGATTTATTTACAGAAATGGACGCCGAAAATCATAAAGCCAAACAAGAAAAACCCGAACCCACCAAACCAGAACCCGAAAAAGAGATGGCCAAAGTTTTTGATATTAAAACCGGTAAAAGATTACAATAAAAAAATTTAATAATTTTTAAATACAAACTATGGACCAAACAACAAACCCATCAAGAGGCGTAGTAATTAAAACAATATATTATTATCTTGTTTGTTTTGTCGCCCTGATGATGGTGGTATTTTCCACGGCAGACGTTATCAACATCGCCCTAAAAACCTGGGTCTTTACCAAGGCGGATGATAATTATTATGGTGGCTATATGGCATCCTGTGTGGTCCCGGCTAACGCAAAATTTCAAGACCAAACCACAACAGCGGCCATGCAAGCGGAGTGCGAAAAACAACAGGCCCTAGGTGTAAAACAGGCGCAAGATAGCGCCGACGCCCAGCGCCAACGCGATGTGGTGCGTGATATTTCCATGATTATAGTTGGTATACCACTATTTCTCTACCACTGGCGTATCGTAAGAAAAAAAGATATATAATTATTTCTTCAAAACATCTTTGAGCTTAACCATTTCAGCGTCTTTTTGGTTGCGCATTTTAATCTCCACTGATTGCTGTGCTAAAGTTTTTTTAGAGACAACCAATCGGGTTGGAATACCAATCAAATCCGCGTCAGCCAATTTCACTCCGGCCGTGGCTTCGCGATCATCATAAAGCACTTCCACGCCGTTTTTTATCAGATCTTTATATAATTTTTCAGCCGCTTCTAAAATTTCTTTATCCTGACCCAATGAAACCAAATGGTACTGAAACGGCGCGACCGATTCCGGCCAGATAATTCCATCTTTATCATTAAAAACTTCCACCAAAGTGCCCATTATCCTTGACGGACCCATTCCGTAACAGCCCATCTCCACCGGCTTCTCTTTGCCTTTGTCATCCGTGTACTTAAAACTAAAGGCGCCGGAATATTTTGTGCCCAACTTAAAAATATTTCCCACTTCAATGCCTTTTTTCTCCAACAAATCAGAATTGCCGCATTCCGGACAGGCATTTTGGTCATTTATAATTTCTTTATTTACCGCCACTTTGCATTTCTCACAAAAATAAATAGTGTCCTCGCCGATTTCAGATAAGGTTTGAAATTCATGAGAATATTTGGAAAACATTCCGCCGGAAGCGTAGGTCTTAATGGTGATATTACCTATTCCCAATCTTTCATAGACCTTAAAATATGCCTCTATCACTTTTTTGTAATATTCATCCAAGTCCTCGGTTGAGGTATGGAAAGAATACATGTCTTTCATGTTGAATTCGCGGCCGCGGAGCAGTCCGGATTTGGCGCGCGGTTCATTTCTGAATTTATTTTGAATCTGATAAACCGACACCGGCAGATCGCGGTAGGAAAAAGTATATTTTTGCACCAGGGGCGTCACCACTTCTTCGTGGGTTGGGTTTAAAACCAATTTCGCGCCGCCCTCGCCTTCAGTACGGAAAAAAACATCTATGGTATTTCGGCCGGTGGTGACATAACTTTCTTCAGAGGTTAAAACCGGCATCAAGACCTCATTTCCGCCCACCGCATTCATTTCCTCGCGGATGATATTTTGAATTTTGTTAAGCACGCGAAGCCCTAGTGGCAAATAATTGTAAACTCCGGCCATTTGTTTGGAAATAAATCCACCTTGACTTAACAGTTTGGCGTTTATGCTACCCTCATCAGCCGGCTGGCTCTTGCTGGTTTTCCCGAAAAGATTTGAATATTTCATAAGCGAAATGAATGAGTGAAATGCGTTGTTTACAACGGCATTTCCGAATGAATGAGCTTATATGATAATATAGGTAGGTGTATCGTAAAAGTATTAGAATTGTTTTAATTTTAGCATTGGTTGAGGTTCTTGGCAACTCGCCCGGTTGACAAAATGCTAAAAATATTGTATAATTATGAATTATTCTGGGGTAGTTTAATGGTAAAACGCCACGCTGTTAACGTGGTTAGTGTAGGTTCGATTCCTACCCCCAGAGCTATGAAAAAAGGCCCA from Patescibacteria group bacterium includes these protein-coding regions:
- a CDS encoding aminoacyl--tRNA ligase-related protein; this translates as MKYSNLFGKTSKSQPADEGSINAKLLSQGGFISKQMAGVYNYLPLGLRVLNKIQNIIREEMNAVGGNEVLMPVLTSEESYVTTGRNTIDVFFRTEGEGGAKLVLNPTHEEVVTPLVQKYTFSYRDLPVSVYQIQNKFRNEPRAKSGLLRGREFNMKDMYSFHTSTEDLDEYYKKVIEAYFKVYERLGIGNITIKTYASGGMFSKYSHEFQTLSEIGEDTIYFCEKCKVAVNKEIINDQNACPECGNSDLLEKKGIEVGNIFKLGTKYSGAFSFKYTDDKGKEKPVEMGCYGMGPSRIMGTLVEVFNDKDGIIWPESVAPFQYHLVSLGQDKEILEAAEKLYKDLIKNGVEVLYDDREATAGVKLADADLIGIPTRLVVSKKTLAQQSVEIKMRNQKDAEMVKLKDVLKK